Below is a window of Drosophila nasuta strain 15112-1781.00 chromosome X, ASM2355853v1, whole genome shotgun sequence DNA.
AAAACAAGCGAGTGACGAGTAACGAGTAATGCAAAGAGTGAATACTACTCACTGCAAGTTATTAGTTTTAAGGATAATGGATAAAGCTATAGCTGTAGCAAAGGAAGTTATAGAAAGAAAACAGCAACGAGTAACACAAATGAATGGTAAACAGCTGCAACGAGTGCTGCACAAACGAATGCGATTAATGTACAGtgcaaataaaagttaataacAAGAAGTACTAGTTGTGAATAAAAGTGGCGAATTATAACACTCACTGTTGGCAAAGTGAAAATAACAGTCATAACGCATTGAAGTGTGGCGAGTAACGAGCTGCGGAATGGAACGAGCATCCGAGTAACAGAGAAACAGACCTGCGAATATGAGTAACGCCAAATGTCCGGTTGTGATGAGAATGGTGATGGCGCGGTCTGTGGTGAGTGCGCATTTCAATAATTCACTTGTCTTTccagtggcaacagcagcagcagcagcaactattTGGGTTGGTCTTTGgccattttgtttgctcaaTTGTTCAACGAGTGTAAATAAAACGTAGCACTTCCGTTGCACGCTTCCACGCTGCCATATTGTTTGCCCCGTCGATTGCCATTGAGCAACAATTTTTCGTATGTTTTCACttgcatttgcattcgcattcgcttcGCTTTCGTTCATTTTGCAGCTGTATACAGctctcctcttcttcttcaccGACTGTGTGGATTTTTAATATTGCAATATCGCGTGTTATGACAAGTGCGAtgcaaacacatttttttctcgCTTCTCCACTCGCTCACGGTCTGCGTGAAAcgacaaaataattaattgatacCCCCATCAATGATaaagttgttttattttcagtttgcCATTCCTCGACCTGAATGAGCTCTAATACATAAccaatagagagagagaggaaacgGAGACCAAGATGTGTGCCATAGATTCTGAGCATCATCGATACGAATCtctattcaatttcaatattctgCATGTAATGTTAATCAATAGTTGTCCTATTAGTTTCACCCTcgtgtttatttaatatttatgtgcacAGATTCCTCCGAGTCTTCACTAATTAGGCTTGGGCTATTCAAACCTGGCAACCGAATAAACTGAATAAACTGCCGAGCTGGCAAACtggcaaactggcaactggcaaactgGCGAGCGGCCAACAACTTGTCGCTAAAAACGTCACAAGTCGAAAAATTtgtgaaagagaaaaaaggGTCACAagtgaaaataacaaatgGCAGGCTGGAAAAAGTAACTAATGAAAAGCCAGCTAGTAAAACTAAATGCCAGCGCAACAGCTTTGCAAACTTGATGGCCACACAAATACCCTTTTCAAATAAGCCTACTTCTTTCTGTATtctgttttctctctctctctctctcgctttcgaAATGACTCAGCTGCTATTGCTTTACAGGGTATGacgtaaaaaataaaactaaaacaaaactgTGGGCccaacaaaattgcaaaaaaaaaaaaaaggatattTGTAAACCAGCATAAAAGTGGGCGTGGGCAGAGGCGGGGGCGggggcagcaacaacgagcaactgtaactgtaactgaaaATGTAACGGAGCAAAGGCCACATGCAGCAAAGCAAGGAAGTGGGTCAGTTGAGGTGGCTTCAGCGTTGGCGCCGCATGTTGGCAACATGTCAAACAAGCCAGGTAAACACACACCccctaacacacacacacacacacatagagagagtgTAGTATACATGCATCAAAGTAATTAATATCCCTTCAAATGTTACATGCActaattacaacaacaaacacaacaaaaacaacgacgacgaagacgacgacaaGATTAGCAAGAAAGATTTGCCGACATCTAAATACTCTGAATAACTgaatatatttgattattttgtatagtacaaataacaaatagctatatttatatataatataacaacGAATATGCATGATATAattatacacatatgtatattatgtaCAGTGGCGTGAAAGTCTGAAAACATGTTTGCAGCTACTGAATTTGGGTTCGCATAATAAAATTATCAGTAAAGTAAATGAGTCCAAATTTTTTGTGATTATTCtttgatatttattaacaaaatcttatacaaaatataccaacaaaatttaattggtttatttaagaaataaaatacaaaaaaaactcgCATGTACTCAGTTATGCTCTTTTTGAACACTTTTCAAcaatcgtttttttttaatacttggTCCATAGACcgatatttgtattaatatacaGATACGgcactacattcaaaatattttttaaaatataccaaatttggcaaaccacaaatatactgaaatataccaaatattattttttggcatACTTATGCATTGCTCTACTCAAAATATTCCtttgagtgcaaaatataccaaatacagtacAATACTGAAAATAAACCACAGGgggcaaaatatattaaattgtcaggcaaagcaaagcgcttttgcccatacgatagtatttctttaataatttctacaggaatcataaattttcaaggaaaatattttagaataagTTGTTTTTATATCGATTTAGATATTTGAAAAGTTAAAGCCTTACATATGAATGTATTCATATATTGCTCCATCTCTAATTAGTCAGAACTTTTTCAAGTTGTGCACCATGATGCATTACCTAATGAGGCACAGCCTTTTTGGGGCAAGTGTATATAACAAGCAAGTTGAGACGAAATTATAAAACAGCTCAGCGACATCTCgaataaatatgtgtgtttgtgtgcgtgtgtgcgttttCAAGGTCATTACAGTGTGCGTTACATGGCAATTTTCGTTGATGTTGCCGTTGTAATTGCTGTGcacttttgttattttgttttgtttgctgttgcatgGCAGCCACAAGCCTCAACACAACTAAAAAAGAGGTGAAGAAGACAGAGTTTGAGAATGAGCTTGAGAAGAGGCGTTCTCAAATCGCTTTGGCTTAAAATCTCATAAGGAAAACATCTTCCAATTAGGCAAGACTGCGAAAAATCTCGGCGAGTGTATGCACTTGCCATTCGCCATTCGCCATTTGccacttgctgctggctgctgtctGCTTGCTGCCTTATCAGTCGCAACTTGAGGTAATGAGATTGCAAGGGGGCGTTGCCACGCCTATTATTAATTGGACAACCACACGCAGACAGCGaacgagtgagagagagagagagaagggagcAAGAGTGTACAtggaaatttgcatttaatcaGGAGGTggcaacgtggcgtatgcgtgatatcGCATGTCGTtgcgttacgtatacgcaatgttaATAAGCGTCAAGGAGCAGCTACCTTTGCAGTCAATGACTGTTGtcgatttaattaatttgtcaTCATTTATTATGCCAAAATACAAGTGcagcgagagcgagcgagagagacgaAGGTAAAGAGTAAGTGATAAAAAGTGCTGACTGCTGATGGCGGCGCAAATGTCAGCAGTTGTTGCAGTAActgcaaacaacaacgacagcgagaAAAGAAATTGCTTTTTAACACAGaccgaaagagagagagcaagggAGAGAAACTAAAAGTGCGAGTGGTTGCAGTCGAAGTTGGAGGCACAAAGTGCGGGTCAAAGATCCAACCTCTGCTCGCCTTTAGCGAGATGTGTCACACCACATCTGCGCCTCGCTCTTCGCTCACTTAAGTGTGTGCAGCAATCGGGACATGCAGGACATGTGGAGCACAaggaggagaaagagagatgagGGCAGCAGGAGCATGTGCTGAAAGGGTCGCAAATGTCTGCCCAAACGTTGACTCACGGCTCGCACACGGGtttcaatttacatttacgttgatttttttgttaaattgagTTTGACTTTCGTTGTCGttacgacaacagcaacaacagaaacaacaacaactgcgacaacaacgacgacaagtAGCAAAAATCAACATTGACAGAGACACAGACGGGGAGGGAAAAGGCAAGCATTGGAGGGGGATTTAGTGTCATCAGCGAAGCGTAACCAGAAAACAAATAGGATGCAAGGACGCTGGGATAAGTAAATGGACAGAAACTGAGGTTGCAACCGACCAAGCGACCAACCAACCCACAGCCAAAGTaaacgagcaacaacaaggagaaagagaaacgAAAGGAATGGAAGAAGCTGCTTCAGATTGTGCAAACGAGCCATACTTAAAACGCATTTCCGATTCAAATGGCCAAAAGCTTTCCACTTCCCCAATCACAATcccaaacgcaaacgcaatcgttttctcattttcattttctagcATATTCTACTCATGATCAGAaaacagcacagcacagctcagcgtacaaaaataataaacaacaatcaatgcgaaataatattttacctCGCAATTCACTGTGTCAATATTTGCCTACCAGAATgtcataaatatgtacatcAATGGACTCTGATCTGGTCAAGTCCGAGGTTGTCACGGAGAACAGAAGAACAATAGGGTAGTTGGATCCCAAGCTAACGGGTCATCGATGGCAATGAGATCGCAGATACCCTTTCCAAAGAGGGGATAGGACTCGATATCAGCAATATACATAATGCGATATCCCTTAGATCTCCTGGTAGATAAATTAAAGTACACGCTAAGCGTCAGTAAGACGAGAGCTAGCGCTCTATAGACATCAACTTAATCAAGTACCTTATGCAGCACGAATAGTGATCAGTGTAGGAAATGTAACGATTCCGGAGTTAAGAAAATACTggagcatcttctctgtgaATGTTCAACGATATCTCGACTCCGGCTGAAATACCTCAAGTCGCTGTATCTAAACGATCTTCGTGACGTTTCAAGGCTACCACCCAGGATGTTGCTGGCTCTTACCAATGAATGCATCCACACTGTGGGACTTTTGAGACGAAGCCAAATTATACCGTTACAGTTATGAACCTCCAGTGATCTATGCTTCGCCCCTCCTAGAGGTTCTACTAAAATTTAGTGCCACAAATAATATCCGATTCCTCTATTTGACTTCCTGCTACCTATTTAATTCAACTGATCTGGTGTCTTTCTTTCTAAAGCTTATTTCTTTACCTATACAATTAAATGTACCTTTTGAAAACTTTGTTTTTGCCCTTTGCTAGCATTTAATTACATCTAGCtaaaataacatataaaataactacactgaaataataacaatttcctattcaattttgattctttctttgcttttccCTTACGTATTCCGCTCCTAGAGTTgctcgcagcagcagctacaagaCTCCTGAAAGATGTTGCCACACAGGGCGAAGCAACGACATGCCAGCTGCCGCTTCATCGTTAACTTATGCTTCGCCTGCACGCGACACCAACTGCAGCTTAGTTGATTCACTTCTTTCATGTTCACTCGCCGCTTTAACATTGCGAATGCCGTGCGCATCATGCGACGATAGATCCTCGGTTGTCCATATTGCATCATCACTCGCAATTTGCGTTTCGCCATCTGCAATTGCTGATGACCTGTCTTTGATTTGTGCAACTGCTTAAGGGACACGTCAAGCAGTTGCTTACTCCACCAACGGATCAAGCGTCGTTGGCTCCTTTTTTTCATTGCCCTGAACGTCTTGCGAGCTTGTTTCTCCTCAACCTCATCATCTCCGACCACCGTCTCATCACTTGAGTGATCACTTTCCATTTCCTGCTCCTCGTTCGCTGTCTTCCCTTCACAAACTCGACAATCAGTCGCCGAGGCAGCGGTTGTGTGAAACAAACACTCGACTGAGGCCCAAGAGCGTTTCATACAGCTTTGGTACAATTGCAAGTATTTCCTATGCCGCAGCTCCATCGATGAGTTCCATTTCGTTAATACTAGTTTTCGTCGTCTGTTGCAATTCGCCAAAAGTTCTGCATTATCGCAAATCGGTTCTTGatctttttttgtataatcGCCGCACATCCGACGCTGCAATTCAGCGATCGTCTGACGCACTCGGTTTACACAAATTCGACTGGACAATTGGCGCTGTTGTTGACGCCGGCGCTTTTCTTCCTCGCGTTTCTTTTGCTCTTCGTTCTGTTGGCTCAGGAACATCTTAACGAGCTCAAAAGTGCGTGCCTTATTCACCTCCTTAGCAGTTGGCTTCGCTGGGGTTAAATCGGTGAGCAGTTGTTGGTATTTTTCCACACATTGACGCACCTGTTCTCCAGCTGGTTGTCGCTCTGCGCGTTTTGCTTTAACTACCAGAGATTCCGGCTTGGGATCCTCCCTGATTTCGGTATTATCCGGATGCTCTTCGCAACGACGTCGACAGCTGCACAAAGACTCTTTACTAGTTTTGCCTATCGTTGGCTCCTCGTCTCCTTTGGGATCCAGGAAACGCACCCGGTGTTCACTACTTGAGAGCTCCGGAGGGGAAGATTCTTCAGTCATTTTATCAGTCCTTATCTCCGCGTCTATTTTCGGATCCAGGAAACGCACACAATGGTCGCTACTAGAGAAATCCCGAGCGGGaatattgttataattatGATGCCGAGCTTTGGAACGCCGATGAAAGCTGAGCGAAGGTGCTTCAGTAATATCAGTGAATCTTCCTGAAGTGATTGCCACTGGCTCCTCGTTTGTTTTCTTTGAGGACATAGCGAAAACCTTCGAGATCGGTGGATTAAAGAACAGCTTTGACTGCGGCTGCATCTCCTCCTCATTGTCAATATTAGAAACTCCCACCTCAGCCATATCCGATGATAATCCATTACAGCCACAGCACGCCAGATCTGAGGTAGAACTATTCTTGGTAGCCGACGACAGCATAGCATCGAGGCCCGCCTCCATCCGTGCGGTATTCAGCTCTTCATTGCCTGGCGCATGTAGCCATTGCAGCATCTTGTTACGTGCTCTGATCTCCTTCTTCAGCAGCTTCTTCAGCGCTACAATCTCGAGGACCTTCCGCTGGCAAACCTTCAATCTACTGAGTTGCTCCGATACCTGTCGCTTGAAACGCACTTGGTGCGATGGCACTTGAAAAACGGATTCATTTTGCACCCTAGACAACTGATCTAGAGCAGTCTCTGAAGGATTCTCTATTCGctcttcttgctgctgctctcgctTCTCCATTTGTTGCTCTTCTCCAGTTTTTGGTACGGATTTCTTGTTATATTCCTGCCATAACTTCTTACTGGTCTTGCGGACTACACCGGGGTTTTTCCATTGCGTATTTAATAGCGAATAACCATCGTTGCATAATTCCTCTTTTTGCCCATCTTGCTTTTCCATGTCGCgttctgctttttctttttccctTGCTATCTTCTCTATTTCAAGTTCTCCTCTTCGCTGCTTTGTTGCTccatcttttctttttctttctatcTTCTCGACTTGGTGACCTTCAAGTTCCTCTTCCGTTTGTCTTGCCATTCGATCTGCTTCTAACTCTTGCCGATCTACATTGCTACCTATGAGCT
It encodes the following:
- the LOC132796488 gene encoding trichohyalin-like isoform X1, translating into MNPNDKNNDSSATATRTLPAKTDYTLNGGLSDEQLDRNFRKHVDVVKALVSQHSQMRDHKLCAKWLSILWRTSTEEKLARNCLIVLMMAQLKRENVLSFPFNVVSNYNRDVRCVLKDYNHRQRRQGTEARSKKNSHMEPLGSPIEVRVPEPSTASSEVVPLYVKKLESEMEINLNDDVVTIKIEPGKRTMTIQQKDSRASCASVAPQAARAERDLQERDLKMQMIERRKTEEREQRIKRERKRELQRRTEVQDRRFEDLQLQKGRIRNEREHNELLIKVQQRREEERLRLERRKSEQQGGRVGVSWDEQMQRQEEELKRSRKEERRRQRIATINKSETTTRDRRKNSVCEEIMKRRKQLKSSEQRIQDISIGVMERDSQEKLRQMKFLMRQQRIAELDKKERNLTAELDKLLREQEERDRQRSECDKYKGSELMNELEMFEAQREKRRKDAERDAEELRNIDERLKKVERRRLRHQREEELLKRERDELEKLIGSNVDRQELEADRMARQTEEELEGHQVEKIERKRKDGATKQRRGELEIEKIAREKEKAERDMEKQDGQKEELCNDGYSLLNTQWKNPGVVRKTSKKLWQEYNKKSVPKTGEEQQMEKREQQQEERIENPSETALDQLSRVQNESVFQVPSHQVRFKRQVSEQLSRLKVCQRKVLEIVALKKLLKKEIRARNKMLQWLHAPGNEELNTARMEAGLDAMLSSATKNSSTSDLACCGCNGLSSDMAEVGVSNIDNEEEMQPQSKLFFNPPISKVFAMSSKKTNEEPVAITSGRFTDITEAPSLSFHRRSKARHHNYNNIPARDFSSSDHCVRFLDPKIDAEIRTDKMTEESSPPELSSSEHRVRFLDPKGDEEPTIGKTSKESLCSCRRRCEEHPDNTEIREDPKPESLVVKAKRAERQPAGEQVRQCVEKYQQLLTDLTPAKPTAKEVNKARTFELVKMFLSQQNEEQKKREEEKRRRQQQRQLSSRICVNRVRQTIAELQRRMCGDYTKKDQEPICDNAELLANCNRRRKLVLTKWNSSMELRHRKYLQLYQSCMKRSWASVECLFHTTAASATDCRVCEGKTANEEQEMESDHSSDETVVGDDEVEEKQARKTFRAMKKRSQRRLIRWWSKQLLDVSLKQLHKSKTGHQQLQMAKRKLRVMMQYGQPRIYRRMMRTAFAMLKRRVNMKEVNQLSCSWCRVQAKHKLTMKRQLACRCFALCGNIFQESCSCCCEQL